In Capsicum annuum cultivar UCD-10X-F1 chromosome 7, UCD10Xv1.1, whole genome shotgun sequence, one genomic interval encodes:
- the LOC124885511 gene encoding protein NEGATIVE GRAVITROPIC RESPONSE OF ROOTS-like yields MIIPLIHNPQTLNSSPSPPLFKKARSSASFGLRGLFLFLQATLILINTSSSVARLKICQVYPSLKMKIFNWIQNKINGMQSTNKSNPVAVTNHMLHQSCKEEFSDWPNELLAIGTFGSLKDGRNLNQSTCHPDQSLTAEEVGQLHKELKHLFPEESTPLSAKLGSEKDLEKFFDCLQNVVDDDHRVLENKESTFKRCNSFVRGKGQESAQLENTHSVISKKSLSYLLKKTLFCSAGFAAPPPHPLRDPALPQAKFEKSRMEKILRAILHKKIYPQATSPRGTTTRKRYLDNRCVIESDIEDEAFESIVKDGSKWDKSNSDFIVLEI; encoded by the exons ATGATTATACCATTAATTCATAACCCGCAAACTCTAAATTCTTCTCCGTCGCCACCTCTATTTAAGAAGGCAAGAAGTTCAGCTTCTTTTGGCTTAAGAGGTTTGTTTTTATTTCTCCAAGCCACCCTGATACTAATAAACACCTCTTCCTCTGTAGCTAGATTAAAGATCTGTCAAGTCTATCCCTCCCTCAAGATGAAA ATTTTTAATTGGATTCAAAACAAGATTAATGGAATGCAAAGTACCAACAAGTCAAATCCAGTGGCAGTCACTA ATCATATGTTGCATCAATCATGCAAAGAAGAATTCAGTGACTGGCCTAATGAACTGCTTGCTATTGGGACATTTGGAAGTCTGAAAGATGGCAGGAATTTGAATCAGTCAACTTGTCATCCTGATCAAAGCCTTACAGCTGAAGAAGTTGGGCAGCTTCACAAAGAACTGAAACATCTATTTCCTGAAGAAAGTACTCCACTTTCAGCAAAGCTGGGATCAGAAAAGGATCTTGAGAAATTCTTTGACTGTCTCCAAAACGTGGTAGATGATGATCACAGAGTTCTTGAAAATAAAGAGAGCACTTTCAAGAGATGTAATAGTTTCGTTCGTGGCAAAGGCCAAGAATCTGCTCAATTGGAGAACACACACAGTGTCATTAGCAAAAAATCCTTGTCTTATCTCTTAAAGAAGACATTGTTCTGCAGCGCTGGATTTGCAGCCCCTCCTCCACACCCGTTGAGAGATCCGGCACTTCCACAGGCCAAATTTGAGAAATCAAGGATGGAAAAG ATTCTTAGGGCCATACTACACAAAAAGATATATCCACAAGCAACCAGTCCAAGGGGTACTACCACTAGAAAGAGATACTTGGACAATCGATGTGTGATTGAGAGTGATATTGAAGATGAAGCATTTGAGAGTATTGTGAAGGATGGGAGCAAATGGGACAAGTCAAATTCTGATT